One Channa argus isolate prfri chromosome 15, Channa argus male v1.0, whole genome shotgun sequence DNA segment encodes these proteins:
- the LOC137100479 gene encoding GTPase IMAP family member 7-like isoform X2 yields MLLGKSGVGKSSSGNTILGRQAFKSDMKLDRVTRYCEKEVGTVGNGPVAVIDTPGLFETDRKKDEIVREILKSVKLQDGGPHAFVFVVPLGRMTLEDQDTNTLIEKKFGPRVWDYTIVLFTHGDRLEGKTINNVISESDENLRNFIRKCSGGFHVFNNKNQEDQDQVTTFMAKIHTLVALNGGGHYHTNLYPEMERKIRERQECILKEREAEISNRERELQEHHKGDELKEKKKELWRKEELKARVEAEKQASKMIFTLLLFLALVCVLVAWAVSSSNVWLLGVVMIGICMLYVMFPTINKKIPWHRYM; encoded by the coding sequence ATGCTTCTTGGGAAGAGTGGAGTCGGAAAGAGTTCTAGCGGGAACACCATCCTGGGTAGACAGGCCTTTAAATCAGACATGAAGCTGGACAGAGTCACCAGATACTGTGAGAAGGAGGTCGGGACTGTTGGGAATGGACCTGTGGCTGTGATTGACACACCTGGGCTTTTTGAGACGGACCGCAAAAAGGATGAAATAGTTCGAGAAATTCTGAAGTCCGTCAAACTTCAAGACGGTGGACCccatgcatttgtgtttgtggtccCTTTAGGACGGATGACTCTGGAAGACCAAGATACCAACACACTGATTGAAAAAAAGTTTGGTCCAAGAGTGTGGGACTACACCATCGTGCTGTTCACCCATGGGGATCGTCTGGAGGGAAAAACCATAAACAACGTCATCTCAGAGAGTGATGAAAACCTCCGCAACTTCATTCGCAAATGCAGCGGCGGCTTCCACGtgttcaacaacaaaaaccaggaggaccaggaccaggtGACGACCTTCATGGCGAAGATCCACACCCTGGTGGCGCTGAATGGAGGCGGTCACTACCACACAAATCTGTATCCCGAGATGGAGAGGAAGATCCGCGAGAGACAGGAGTGCATCCTGAAAGAGAGGGAAGCCGAGATCAGCAACAGGGAGAGGGAGCTGCAGGAGCATCACAAGGGGGATGAactgaaggagaagaagaaggagctGTGGAGGAAAGAGGAGCTCAAAGCGAGGGTGGAAGCAGAGAAGCAGGCCAGCAAGATGATTTTCACGCTCCTCCTGTTCCTGGCACTAGTGTGTGTACTGGTAGCTTGGGCTGTTAGCTCGTCCAATGTGTGGCTGCTGGGGGTAGTAATGATTGGGATCTGCATGTTGTACGTGATGTTTCCAActattaacaaaaaaatcccGTGGCATCGTTACATGTAA
- the LOC137100476 gene encoding myb-like protein X, which translates to MFSLCLQEDQMNRKRNRIKLFTKEEEEDFYRKNGLRKKMPVNYTEDGNVQEEEEEDEEEEEDQEDNEPIKRRRRSKRLTIEEEKEEEDLYRKTWLRTKSPVIYIDEDEEEDQEDNEQPGPSTKNTHHQKTQGNGLLAVTCGNRKGILDKEKLERSEECIECEGCWFSPPAFEDFAGKGSSKKWKSTIFYEGKPLQDLFEKGLLTTKGYKRRGGETTKPKRPLSPPCEPNRSSEETEMKSSEETEEDDVKDDDWQPGSVELVLETEGESVEAENGAEVVDSGVDESKEERDKMEKGGMEDGEDVADNDNLSNVFEEKESRLNKSTSERSALRKKAKVIIERLPEHSVFQAQNGRRSNCMKNPLEDYWCQPVNEREQTDEGREEHSGLEIDEPPITAAQDVPPRDGANGEEFIQSGKGKDGQREIQRETENSPRCPPATATSASRVVNRIEAAQSLGGHEAAHSSFTLLLLTETQTGSRGDMIDDWAKREDGRHTDVARSETNQPCTSGNIWDVTSRTITTQTDIKAEILQTKSPSTNPAELGDESRGHTDASTSDSGQLREMRLQTRLPQTIQAKGSSHSLEMVEGPSYSPPTSTDLDTMGLDHLKREKIKRQLKVLKLQEEYYTLKIKNLKKLNGVVGDP; encoded by the exons atgttctccctgtgcttgcaag AAGATCAAATGAATAGGAAAAGAAATAGAATAAAACTCTTTactaaagaagaagaggaggatttttacagaaaaaatgggctgaggaaaaaaatgccCGTCAACTATACTGAAGACGGTAATgtgcaggaagaggaggaagaagatgaggaagaggaggaagatcaGGAGGACAATGAGCCAAtcaagaggagaagaaggagcaaAAGACTCACTAtcgaagaagaaaaagaagaggaggatttATACAGGAAAACGTGGCTGAGGACAAAATCGCCAGTCATATATATTGATGAGGACGAGGAGGAAGATCAGGAGGACAATGAGCAGCCAGGTCCATCCACAAAGAACACACACCACCAGAAAACACAGGGAAACG GGCTCTTGGCTGTGACCTGTGGAAACAGAAAGGGGATCCTGGATAAAGAGAAGCTGGAAAGGA GTGAGGAATGTATAGAGTGCGAGGGCTGCTGGTTCTCTCCTCCGGCCTTCGAGGACTTTGCGGGGAAAGGCAGCAGTAAAAAATGGAAATCAACGATTTTCTACGAAGGTAAACCTCTGCAGGATTTGTTTGAG AAAGGGTTATTAACCACTAAGGGATATAAGAGGAGGGGAGGTGAGACCACAAAG CCGAAGAGACCTTTGTCACCACCCTGTGAACCAAACAGATCCTCTGAAG agacagaaatgaaGTCTTCAGAGGAAACTGAGGAAGATGATGTTAAAGATGACGACTGGCAACCAGGCAGTGTCGAACTGGTCCTGGAGACAGAGGGGGAAAGCGTAGAGGCTGAAAATGGCGCAGAGGTTGTAGACTCAGGAGTTGACGAGAGTAAAGAAGAGCGAGATAAAATGGAAAAGGGAGGAATGGAAGATGGGGAAGACGTTGCCGATAATGACAATCTGAGCAATGTTTTTGAAG AAAAGGAGTCGAGGTTGAACAAGTCAACGTCTGAGAGAAGTGCACTGCGGAAGAAAGCAAAAGTCATCATCGAGAGGCTTCCAGAG CACTCTGTGTTTCAGGCCCAGAACGGCCGTCGGTCCAACTGCATGAAGAATCCACTAGAAG ACTATTGGTGTCAGCCAGTGAATGAGAGAGAGCAGACTGATGAGGGGAGAGAGGAGCACAGCGGTTTAGAGATAGATGAGCCCCCCATCACAGCAGCTCAGGATGTCCCACCCAGGGATGGAGCAAACGGAGAGGAGTTCATACAAAGTGGCAAAGGAAAAGACGGACAGAGAGAAATCCAACGTGAAACGGAGAATTCGCCAAGATGTCCGCCTGCCACAGCTACCTCGGCCTCTCGTGTTGTCAATAGAATTGAAGCGGCTCAATCGCTGGGCGGCCACGAAGCCGCCCACAGCTCCTTCACCCTCCTGCTGCTCACCGAGACACAGACAGGCTCTCGCGGAGACATGATAG ACGACTGGGCGAAGAGGGAAGACGGACGGCACACTGATGTGGCAAGATCTGAAACAAATCAACCTTGTACAAGTGGAAATATCTGGGATGTCACCTCGAGGACAATAACCACGCAGACAGACATCAAGGCTGAAATCTTACAGACGAAGA gcCCCTCCACTAATCCGGCTGAGCTGGGAGACGAGAGTCGGGGGCACACAGACGCCTCCACATCTGACTCAGGACAATTACGAGAGATGAGGCTACAGACAAG GCTTCCCCAGACAATTCAGGCCAAAGGCAGCAGTCATTCTTTGGAAATGGTGGAGGGTCCGTCCTATAGTCCCCCAACTAGCACTGATCTGGACACAATGGGTTTAGATCacctgaagagagagaaaattaaaaGGCAGCTAAAAGTACTAAAACTACAAGAAGAATATTACACTTTAAAGATCAAGAatcttaaaaaattaaatggggTCGTGGGAGACCCGTAA
- the ccdc97 gene encoding coiled-coil domain-containing protein 97 has product MMWGEIEPAVKTQPRLRETEAKRQIPQEPETRSQTFVFTRSSADTRQPQQDAQNVSQAETSCVNAMVEAVAMSGSPVKSQQIGEAELTLDQRREELLHQYRSRPLVFLERYHSCLKPPHLSAFAHVCSDPRTQHYSKVIQRRATGCTNRVTVRNQRYAALRVLQKEGQYFSEEQMRMREPLLYEQYIGQYLTDEELLERSQEAMLDGAQSGPGEQTGGLAHLLLNSYQERLIQNRLQEEQDREEGAREEEEEEDDDGVQQKEWEPNAEEKAMLREEFISQMHQRFLDGKDKDFNYSEVDENPDYDNLDIVSRDAEDQYFDDDDDEEEEETMTE; this is encoded by the exons ATGATGTGGGGTGAGATTGAACCTGCCGTTAAAACACAGCCACGTTTGCGTGAGACAGAAGCAAAGAGACAAATACCGCAAGAACCGGAGACACGGTCGCAGACGTTTGTGTTCACCCGGAGCTCAGCAGACACACGGCAGCCACAGCAAGACGCGCAG AATGTGAGCCAGGCAGAGACCAGCTGTGTGAACGCCATGGTAGAGGCCGTGGCCATGAGCGGAAGCCCGGTGAAGAGCCAGCAGATAGGAGAGGCTGAACTGACCCTCGATCAGCGGCGAGAGGAGCTTCTGCATCAGTACAGGAGCAGACCACTGGTGTTCCTGGAGAGGTACCAT TCCTGCCTCAAGCCTCCGCACCTGTCAGCGTTTGCCCACGTCTGCTCAGACCCCCGAACACAACACTACAGCAAAGTGATACAGAGACGAGCCACAGGATGTACCAACAGGGTCACGGTCAGAAACCAGCGTTACGCTGCCCTCAGGGTCCTGCAAAAGG AGGGTCAGTATTTCAGTGAAGAACAGATGCGGATGAGGGAGCCACTGCTCTACGAACAATATATTGGCCAATACCTGACTGATGAGGAG TTACTGGAGCGCTCCCAAGAAGCCATGCTGGACGGTGCACAGAGCGGACCAGGAGAACAAACAGGAGGCCTAGCCCACCTCCTCCTCAACTCCTACCAGGAGCGTCTCATCCAGAATCGTctgcaggaggagcaggacaGAGAAGAGGGCGCacgggaggaggaggaggaagaggatgatg ATGGAGTCCAGCAGAAGGAGTGGGAGCCTAATGCAGAGGAGAAGGCTATGCTTAGGGAGGAGTTCATCAGTCAGATGCACCAGCGCTTCCTAGATGGCAAAGACAAAGATTTCAACTACAG TGAGGTGGATGAAAACCCAGACTATGACAACTTGGACATCGTCAGCAGAGATGCTGAGGACCAGtactttgatgatgatgatgatgaggaagaggaagagactATGACAGAATAG
- the LOC137100479 gene encoding GTPase IMAP family member 7-like isoform X1 → MMPDCLPAAEPDIEMEVQVLRIMLLGKSGVGKSSSGNTILGRQAFKSDMKLDRVTRYCEKEVGTVGNGPVAVIDTPGLFETDRKKDEIVREILKSVKLQDGGPHAFVFVVPLGRMTLEDQDTNTLIEKKFGPRVWDYTIVLFTHGDRLEGKTINNVISESDENLRNFIRKCSGGFHVFNNKNQEDQDQVTTFMAKIHTLVALNGGGHYHTNLYPEMERKIRERQECILKEREAEISNRERELQEHHKGDELKEKKKELWRKEELKARVEAEKQASKMIFTLLLFLALVCVLVAWAVSSSNVWLLGVVMIGICMLYVMFPTINKKIPWHRYM, encoded by the exons ATGATGCCTGACTGCTTGCCTGCTGCCGAGCCTGATATTGAGATGG AGGTGCAGGTCTTGAGGATCATGCTTCTTGGGAAGAGTGGAGTCGGAAAGAGTTCTAGCGGGAACACCATCCTGGGTAGACAGGCCTTTAAATCAGACATGAAGCTGGACAGAGTCACCAGATACTGTGAGAAGGAGGTCGGGACTGTTGGGAATGGACCTGTGGCTGTGATTGACACACCTGGGCTTTTTGAGACGGACCGCAAAAAGGATGAAATAGTTCGAGAAATTCTGAAGTCCGTCAAACTTCAAGACGGTGGACCccatgcatttgtgtttgtggtccCTTTAGGACGGATGACTCTGGAAGACCAAGATACCAACACACTGATTGAAAAAAAGTTTGGTCCAAGAGTGTGGGACTACACCATCGTGCTGTTCACCCATGGGGATCGTCTGGAGGGAAAAACCATAAACAACGTCATCTCAGAGAGTGATGAAAACCTCCGCAACTTCATTCGCAAATGCAGCGGCGGCTTCCACGtgttcaacaacaaaaaccaggaggaccaggaccaggtGACGACCTTCATGGCGAAGATCCACACCCTGGTGGCGCTGAATGGAGGCGGTCACTACCACACAAATCTGTATCCCGAGATGGAGAGGAAGATCCGCGAGAGACAGGAGTGCATCCTGAAAGAGAGGGAAGCCGAGATCAGCAACAGGGAGAGGGAGCTGCAGGAGCATCACAAGGGGGATGAactgaaggagaagaagaaggagctGTGGAGGAAAGAGGAGCTCAAAGCGAGGGTGGAAGCAGAGAAGCAGGCCAGCAAGATGATTTTCACGCTCCTCCTGTTCCTGGCACTAGTGTGTGTACTGGTAGCTTGGGCTGTTAGCTCGTCCAATGTGTGGCTGCTGGGGGTAGTAATGATTGGGATCTGCATGTTGTACGTGATGTTTCCAActattaacaaaaaaatcccGTGGCATCGTTACATGTAA